A section of the Candidatus Methylomirabilota bacterium genome encodes:
- a CDS encoding urea carboxylase-associated family protein, whose amino-acid sequence MSTAPREFVIPAGHARMWRMRAGERVTIAQTEGHQVGDLVAFNAADLTEFLSPSHTRRCLGSIRLTTGASLFTNHREPILELMEDTVGVHDFLAAACDPYRYRRDFGVEDHRSCRMNFVEALVPFELPAWRIPDPVNLFQHSPVLPDGGYLSAPSPARPGDYVTLLARMDLVAACSACPQDLAPTNAGRLSDLTVRLA is encoded by the coding sequence GTGAGCACGGCGCCGCGGGAGTTCGTCATCCCGGCCGGGCACGCCCGGATGTGGCGCATGCGGGCGGGTGAGCGGGTCACGATCGCCCAGACGGAGGGACACCAGGTGGGCGACCTGGTGGCCTTCAACGCCGCCGACCTCACCGAGTTCCTGAGCCCGAGCCACACGCGCCGCTGCCTCGGCTCGATCCGCCTGACGACGGGCGCCAGCCTGTTCACCAACCACCGCGAGCCCATCCTCGAGCTGATGGAAGACACGGTGGGGGTGCACGACTTCCTGGCCGCCGCCTGCGACCCCTACCGCTACCGCCGCGACTTCGGGGTCGAGGACCACCGGAGCTGCCGGATGAACTTCGTCGAGGCGCTGGTGCCCTTCGAGCTCCCCGCCTGGCGGATCCCCGACCCGGTGAACCTCTTCCAGCACTCGCCAGTCCTGCCGGATGGCGGCTACCTGAGCGCGCCGTCCCCGGCCCGCCCGGGGGACTACGTCACGCTGCTCGCGCGCATGGACCTGGTGGCGGCCTGCTCGGCATGTCCGCAGGACCTGGCTCCGACCAACGCCGGACGGCTGTCGGACCTGACGGTGCGGCTCGCCTGA
- a CDS encoding ABC transporter permease, whose amino-acid sequence MRVLAFVGRRLLLLAVVMAIVSILIFGIVQVLPGDVAVMILGTSATPADLTALRQKLGLDRPAPLRYLDWVGGAVRGEWGTSLLYQVPVRPLVLERLGKSAVLAVLALAVAVPLAIGLGVLGALRRNRFLDQAVGLVTLVAVSLPEFIMGTVLILVLAFRFAWLPPSSLIDPRASLWSVAPSLVLPTLTLVLALLAHMTRMTRASMIDVLEQPYIRAARLRGLRPRLVILRHALRNALLPTVGIVAINVGFLIGGIVVVESVFAYPGLGRLMVDAVNHRDVPVIQMAALVIAVTYALANLAADLIYASLDPRIRY is encoded by the coding sequence ATGCGGGTCCTCGCCTTCGTCGGCCGGCGTCTCCTGCTGCTGGCGGTGGTGATGGCCATCGTGTCGATCCTGATCTTCGGCATCGTCCAGGTGCTGCCGGGCGACGTGGCGGTGATGATCCTCGGCACCTCGGCCACTCCCGCGGATCTCACCGCCCTCCGCCAGAAGCTCGGCCTCGACCGGCCGGCCCCGCTCCGCTACCTCGACTGGGTCGGCGGCGCCGTGCGCGGGGAGTGGGGGACGTCGCTGCTCTACCAGGTGCCGGTGCGCCCGCTGGTACTCGAGCGGCTGGGGAAGTCGGCGGTGCTGGCCGTCCTGGCCCTGGCGGTGGCGGTGCCGCTGGCGATCGGGCTGGGCGTCCTCGGGGCACTGCGGCGTAACCGGTTCCTCGATCAGGCGGTCGGGCTGGTCACCCTGGTGGCGGTCTCGCTCCCCGAGTTCATCATGGGCACGGTGCTGATCCTCGTCCTCGCGTTCCGGTTCGCGTGGCTGCCGCCGTCCAGCCTGATCGATCCCCGGGCGAGCCTCTGGTCGGTCGCCCCGAGCCTGGTGCTGCCGACGCTGACGCTGGTCCTGGCGCTCCTCGCCCACATGACGCGCATGACCCGGGCCAGCATGATCGACGTCCTGGAGCAACCCTACATCCGGGCGGCCCGCCTCCGGGGCCTCCGCCCGCGCCTGGTGATCCTCCGGCACGCCCTCCGGAACGCGCTCCTGCCGACGGTCGGCATCGTGGCCATCAACGTCGGGTTCCTGATCGGCGGCATCGTCGTGGTCGAGAGCGTGTTCGCCTATCCGGGCCTCGGCCGGCTCATGGTGGACGCCGTGAACCACCGCGACGTCCCGGTGATCCAGATGGCGGCCCTCGTCATCGCGGTGACGTACGCCCTGGCCAATCTGGCGGCGGACTTGATCTACGCCT
- a CDS encoding ABC transporter substrate-binding protein produces the protein MNRDDEHTDRTRGGLTRRRLLELALAGGAIGMVEPVVRGRERGRAWAQTPRSGGTLKMAWASSPRTIDPALSIQGDEYMITQNVYDNLTRVDEKLQVQPSLATRWSSDPQARVWTFNLRQGARFHHGRELKASDVVFTFERVLDPKTASPGRTALGPIEKVEAADDYTVRFRMSAPYADLPVNLGVTFGRILPADRADKIVSEPSGTGPFRLTEFKPGERTRLVKFADYWDKPRPHLDELWQVNIPQHATQVASLSGGDVQMMFEVPVAFVGTLERTPGVSLVGVKSTSFQPVVLATDHKPFDDNRVRLAMKLLLSRDGVIKAVWQGRGTVGNDHPVPDINPFHQALPQRAQDVARARALLTEAGHPQGFSEEIWTSNERVGLQELAVVVQQMVAPAGIKLEVKTVPWSVFNANVYKKKALYVNNWFGRATIDETVYPYFHSTGSWNEGKYSNPKLDKLLEEGRSSTEAGKRKEIYAEVQRVIADEGHYIVTYFTQYLSAMRSTVKGYTLHPLRWCDFRNAYLEG, from the coding sequence ATGAACCGTGACGACGAGCACACGGACCGAACGCGGGGCGGCCTGACGCGCCGGCGGCTCTTGGAGCTGGCGCTGGCGGGAGGCGCCATCGGCATGGTGGAGCCGGTCGTGCGGGGTCGGGAGCGCGGCCGGGCGTGGGCCCAGACTCCGCGGTCCGGGGGCACGCTCAAGATGGCGTGGGCCAGCTCGCCGCGCACCATCGACCCCGCGCTCAGCATCCAGGGTGACGAGTACATGATCACCCAGAACGTCTACGACAACCTCACGCGCGTGGACGAGAAGCTGCAGGTGCAGCCGTCGCTCGCGACCCGGTGGAGCTCCGATCCCCAGGCACGCGTCTGGACCTTCAATCTGCGGCAGGGTGCCAGGTTCCACCACGGGCGGGAACTCAAGGCGAGCGACGTCGTCTTCACGTTCGAGCGGGTCCTCGACCCGAAGACCGCGTCGCCAGGGCGGACGGCGCTGGGGCCGATCGAGAAGGTGGAGGCCGCCGACGACTACACGGTCCGCTTCCGGATGTCGGCCCCGTACGCCGACCTGCCCGTGAACCTCGGCGTGACCTTCGGCCGGATCCTCCCCGCCGACCGGGCGGACAAGATCGTGAGCGAGCCATCCGGCACCGGACCCTTCCGGCTGACCGAGTTCAAGCCGGGCGAGCGTACGCGGCTGGTGAAGTTCGCGGACTACTGGGACAAGCCGCGGCCCCACCTCGACGAGCTGTGGCAGGTCAACATTCCGCAGCACGCGACCCAGGTGGCGTCGCTCAGCGGCGGCGACGTGCAGATGATGTTCGAGGTGCCGGTGGCCTTCGTCGGGACCCTGGAGAGGACGCCGGGCGTCTCGCTCGTCGGCGTGAAGAGCACCTCGTTCCAGCCGGTGGTCCTGGCGACGGACCACAAGCCCTTCGACGACAACCGGGTGCGCCTGGCCATGAAACTCCTCCTGTCCCGGGACGGGGTGATCAAGGCGGTGTGGCAGGGGCGCGGCACGGTCGGGAACGACCACCCGGTGCCCGACATCAACCCCTTCCACCAGGCACTCCCTCAGCGGGCCCAGGACGTCGCCCGGGCCCGGGCGCTCCTCACCGAGGCCGGCCACCCGCAGGGGTTCAGCGAGGAGATCTGGACCTCCAACGAGCGGGTCGGCCTGCAGGAGCTGGCGGTCGTCGTGCAGCAGATGGTGGCGCCGGCGGGCATCAAGCTCGAGGTCAAGACGGTCCCGTGGTCGGTCTTCAACGCGAACGTCTACAAGAAGAAGGCGCTCTACGTCAACAACTGGTTCGGCCGGGCCACCATCGACGAGACCGTCTATCCCTACTTCCACAGCACCGGCAGCTGGAACGAAGGCAAGTACTCGAACCCGAAGCTCGACAAGCTGCTGGAGGAGGGCCGGTCCTCCACCGAGGCCGGGAAGCGGAAGGAGATCTACGCGGAGGTGCAGCGGGTGATCGCCGACGAGGGGCACTACATCGTCACGTACTTCACCCAGTACCTGAGCGCGATGCGGTCGACCGTCAAGGGCTACACGCTCCACCCGCTCCGCTGGTGCGACTTCCGGAACGCGTACCTGGAGGGCTGA
- a CDS encoding RidA family protein, translating into MPKQFIRKFDASPYKHGARGIYSMAIRTRGEYVFLRGQTGFDLDGKLVGKGDPGAQAEQACKNIKQLMEEAGGSIKDVCKLTVYVTDVSYRPAVYGMIDKYFEDVHHCSTGVVVKGLALPELLVEIDASAVIDR; encoded by the coding sequence ATGCCCAAGCAGTTCATCCGGAAGTTCGACGCCTCCCCCTACAAGCACGGCGCCCGCGGCATCTACTCGATGGCGATCCGCACCCGCGGGGAATACGTCTTCCTCCGCGGGCAGACGGGCTTCGATCTCGACGGCAAGCTCGTCGGGAAGGGCGACCCCGGGGCCCAGGCGGAGCAGGCGTGCAAGAACATCAAGCAGCTCATGGAGGAGGCGGGGGGCAGTATCAAGGACGTCTGCAAGCTCACGGTATACGTGACGGACGTGTCCTACCGTCCGGCCGTCTACGGGATGATCGACAAGTACTTCGAGGACGTCCACCACTGCAGCACGGGGGTCGTGGTGAAGGGTCTCGCGCTCCCCGAGCTCTTGGTCGAGATCGACGCGTCAGCCGTGATCGACCGGTGA